One Zestosphaera sp. genomic region harbors:
- a CDS encoding energy-coupling factor transporter transmembrane component T, with translation MPLKYRKSTPFIYAVGVSVMAFVGNSVRFLLLPSLVNGMIGFTFGSKKMPVKLLLLLLLLNTWGSFVNALYFHNAGEVVMDTPFITIRSGVIESFSLVGLRFLLVVGATLVMLSMSNPRDLVRSLERDLRIPPGIAFSIAYAFRLFPLMSRDLSEVLVSRKEREVRTFVLNPSNLRSVLLPLLNLSYERAVWGGISAELRGLRSRRNVRGDSIGVGDSLIILALILQWIASYLISLML, from the coding sequence ATGCCACTTAAGTATAGGAAATCAACCCCCTTCATATACGCCGTAGGGGTTTCAGTGATGGCTTTCGTGGGGAATTCCGTGAGATTTCTTCTACTGCCTTCGCTGGTTAACGGTATGATTGGATTCACGTTCGGCAGTAAGAAGATGCCGGTTAAGCTCCTCCTCCTCCTACTACTCCTCAACACCTGGGGATCCTTTGTCAACGCACTGTACTTCCATAACGCGGGTGAGGTGGTAATGGATACTCCGTTCATCACCATCAGAAGCGGCGTTATTGAGTCCTTCTCACTAGTTGGTTTAAGGTTTCTCTTAGTAGTTGGAGCCACGTTGGTAATGCTCAGTATGAGCAACCCTAGGGATTTAGTGAGATCGCTTGAGAGGGACTTAAGAATCCCCCCAGGAATAGCGTTCTCAATAGCCTACGCTTTCAGGCTATTCCCTCTGATGAGCAGGGATTTAAGTGAAGTTCTGGTATCCAGAAAGGAACGGGAGGTAAGGACCTTTGTTCTTAACCCAAGCAATCTTAGAAGCGTGTTGTTGCCACTACTTAACTTAAGCTATGAGAGAGCGGTTTGGGGTGGCATTTCAGCAGAGCTCAGAGGCCTTAGATCCAGGAGGAATGTAAGGGGGGACTCGATAGGGGTTGGTGATTCGCTTATAATTCTAGCTTTGATCCTTCAGTGGATAGCCTCATACCTAATCTCACTCATGCTTTAA
- a CDS encoding ATP-binding cassette domain-containing protein, giving the protein MINIKIDAAGYKASEKVIKGVDLKGFEGELIIVGGASGSGKTSLLLTMSGVLKSLLGGWVEGSAIVNGVDVLKAESLTVASLLGLVLQDPEKQVLMPTPLDEVLFTLENLGYEEGEAMRIARRILERFGLSGKELMHVEGLSGGEKRRLTLASAIPHNPYLVMLDEPTASMDPWGIREVRRYIAELIRGNHTVVVVEHKIKYFADLAEKLILMDGGRKVSELRGDELRSKNLLIKLRDVGVDAEPIHLMLGRKDVKKMIGETILEVRDLECWYDSGKPIVRDVSFELRKGEIIALVGPNGSGKTTLLKTISGFHKHHSGEIRVRGDVKKVFYVHQTPDYMFLESTVEKELKHVAAKTGLAVEVLTKEAPFLHAYRFLSPYRLSLGQRRWLTLLIARAYRSELILLDEPTAGLDLNFLKEFFRIIESMSRKGISFIISTHDPRVLSELVDRALIMEEGRVREADPFKVALMLESIAGVY; this is encoded by the coding sequence ATGATCAATATTAAGATCGACGCTGCAGGCTATAAAGCGAGTGAAAAAGTCATCAAAGGCGTTGACCTTAAGGGGTTTGAAGGGGAGTTAATTATAGTAGGTGGGGCTTCAGGCTCCGGAAAAACCTCGTTGTTGCTCACCATGTCTGGGGTGCTTAAATCCCTGCTGGGCGGATGGGTTGAAGGTTCTGCCATAGTTAACGGGGTGGACGTGCTTAAGGCTGAGAGCCTGACAGTTGCAAGTCTGCTGGGTTTGGTGTTGCAGGACCCTGAAAAACAGGTGCTGATGCCCACCCCCCTAGATGAAGTCCTATTCACGCTGGAGAACCTAGGATATGAGGAGGGAGAAGCTATGAGGATAGCTCGCAGAATTCTGGAGAGGTTTGGACTCTCAGGCAAGGAGTTAATGCATGTTGAGGGTCTCTCAGGAGGCGAGAAGAGGCGACTGACTCTGGCTTCGGCAATACCTCATAATCCGTATTTGGTGATGCTTGACGAACCTACAGCATCTATGGATCCATGGGGTATAAGAGAAGTCAGGAGATATATTGCGGAGTTAATTAGAGGGAACCACACAGTGGTGGTGGTTGAACACAAGATCAAGTACTTCGCAGACTTGGCTGAAAAGCTTATCTTGATGGATGGTGGCAGGAAGGTTAGTGAGTTACGAGGGGATGAGCTCCGCTCAAAGAACCTCCTCATAAAACTGAGAGATGTTGGGGTTGACGCTGAACCTATCCATCTCATGTTAGGACGCAAGGATGTAAAGAAGATGATCGGTGAAACCATTCTCGAGGTTAGAGATCTAGAGTGTTGGTATGACAGTGGCAAACCCATTGTAAGAGACGTATCTTTTGAATTGAGGAAAGGGGAGATAATCGCGTTAGTAGGACCTAACGGGTCTGGCAAAACCACTCTACTGAAGACCATATCAGGTTTTCATAAACATCACTCCGGTGAGATCAGGGTTAGGGGCGACGTGAAAAAGGTGTTTTACGTTCATCAGACCCCCGATTACATGTTCCTTGAAAGCACCGTTGAGAAGGAGTTGAAGCATGTGGCTGCCAAGACAGGGCTGGCTGTTGAGGTCCTAACCAAAGAAGCGCCATTCCTTCATGCATACAGGTTCTTATCTCCTTACAGATTGAGCCTAGGTCAACGTAGGTGGCTAACGTTACTAATTGCTCGGGCCTACCGGTCCGAGTTGATTCTGCTCGATGAGCCTACAGCAGGCCTTGATCTGAACTTTCTTAAGGAATTCTTTAGGATTATAGAATCCATGAGCAGGAAGGGGATTTCCTTCATTATATCAACTCATGATCCCAGGGTTCTATCAGAGTTGGTTGATAGAGCGCTCATAATGGAGGAAGGTAGGGTGAGAGAGGCAGACCCTTTTAAGGTTGCGTTAATGCTTGAAAGCATAGCGGGTGTTTATTAA
- a CDS encoding MoaD/ThiS family protein, producing MKVRFFGLLKDLAGVESINVGLREPVSAGNLLETLAKEVEWFSEFMRKVKESDVEVIILVNDRIATSNSIIRDCDEVVLLPPAAGG from the coding sequence ATGAAGGTGAGGTTTTTCGGCCTGCTTAAAGATCTTGCTGGGGTCGAGTCGATAAACGTCGGGTTGAGGGAGCCTGTCAGCGCTGGTAATCTACTTGAAACCCTAGCTAAGGAGGTTGAATGGTTCAGCGAGTTTATGAGAAAGGTTAAAGAATCAGACGTGGAGGTCATTATATTGGTGAATGACCGGATAGCTACCAGCAACTCCATAATTAGAGATTGCGATGAAGTAGTGCTATTGCCGCCTGCGGCTGGTGGTTAA
- a CDS encoding molybdenum cofactor biosynthesis protein MoaE: MALEVLVTEESVNVEKYLSRLSAESAREGCGALVMFMGYVKGVVRGGTVQKLIYDAYTSFALAKMREIGEETIRDFGVRDVVIIHRVGTLKPGDPTIYIFITAKERDNAFKAAEHVLERVKHEVPISKLEVREDGEFWVLGDGRRIPRSWVVGNSWRH, translated from the coding sequence GTGGCTCTCGAAGTTCTTGTAACTGAGGAGAGCGTGAACGTAGAGAAATACCTGTCTAGACTCTCTGCAGAATCCGCTAGGGAGGGATGTGGCGCTTTAGTGATGTTCATGGGATATGTTAAAGGAGTGGTTAGAGGGGGGACTGTACAGAAACTGATTTACGATGCCTACACTAGCTTTGCTTTAGCGAAAATGCGTGAGATAGGTGAGGAAACCATCAGAGATTTCGGTGTCAGGGATGTGGTGATCATACATAGGGTCGGTACTTTAAAGCCAGGAGACCCCACCATATATATATTCATTACAGCAAAGGAGCGCGACAACGCCTTCAAGGCAGCGGAGCACGTCCTCGAGAGAGTTAAACACGAAGTACCAATTTCAAAGTTGGAGGTAAGAGAGGATGGTGAGTTCTGGGTTCTGGGGGACGGGCGCAGGATACCCAGGTCATGGGTCGTAGGCAATAGCTGGCGTCATTAA
- the moaC gene encoding cyclic pyranopterin monophosphate synthase MoaC: MADVTSKPETFREAIAEGFIKLRRETLKMIKEGLVEKGDVLAVSTVAAVQAAKKTFELLPLTHNIPITHVSVTYEILDDGIKAIVTVKTTAKTGVEMEALTGVALALLNIWDMVKKYEKDELGQYPETVISGIRIVRKVKGP; encoded by the coding sequence ATGGCTGATGTGACGTCTAAACCGGAGACCTTCAGAGAGGCAATTGCTGAAGGATTCATTAAACTCAGGAGAGAGACCCTGAAGATGATTAAAGAGGGATTAGTGGAGAAGGGCGACGTCTTAGCAGTCTCTACAGTGGCTGCAGTGCAGGCAGCCAAGAAAACCTTCGAGCTACTCCCTCTAACTCACAATATACCGATAACGCATGTTTCAGTAACGTATGAAATCCTTGACGACGGCATCAAAGCGATCGTCACTGTAAAGACCACCGCTAAAACGGGCGTGGAGATGGAGGCACTTACTGGAGTCGCCTTAGCCCTCCTTAACATATGGGATATGGTTAAGAAGTACGAGAAAGACGAGCTAGGACAGTATCCAGAGACTGTGATAAGCGGGATTCGAATTGTAAGGAAGGTTAAGGGGCCATGA
- the moaA gene encoding GTP 3',8-cyclase MoaA, with protein MPGLQVALMSALRLTDKYGRVVDRFRLSVTQRCNQACVFCHREGILKFEEESLTPEDYGFLAKVASRFSIKKHKLTGGEPLLRDDVVDIVRELRRFSDEVTLSTNGSLLKHKVRALLDAGLSRVNISLHSLREDVFAYIAKAPLKPVLEGFEEALDAGLKVKVNFVVMNVNAGEVNSLLDFAVSRGVSVNLIELVPLGVPAPLYAREHVDISEIEKVVEGRACRKYVSSFQNRPTYVLDNGTEVTLIRGYDNPHLCAGCTRLRLTPSGKFKVCIFREDTYIDASRAIKNRDEHSLSKVLRKVTLLREPYFHYRVG; from the coding sequence TTGCCTGGGCTGCAGGTGGCGTTAATGAGTGCTTTAAGACTGACGGATAAGTATGGAAGGGTTGTGGATAGGTTCAGACTAAGCGTTACTCAGAGATGTAATCAAGCATGCGTTTTCTGTCACAGGGAGGGCATACTTAAATTTGAAGAGGAATCCTTAACTCCAGAGGATTACGGCTTCTTAGCTAAAGTTGCAAGTAGATTCTCCATAAAGAAACACAAGCTAACTGGTGGTGAACCGTTATTGAGGGATGATGTGGTGGATATAGTTAGGGAATTGAGGAGATTTTCAGATGAAGTGACTTTATCGACGAACGGGTCGCTTCTCAAGCATAAGGTACGTGCATTGCTTGATGCTGGACTCAGTAGGGTCAACATCAGCCTCCACTCTCTAAGGGAGGATGTATTCGCCTATATAGCTAAAGCCCCTCTAAAACCTGTGTTAGAGGGTTTTGAGGAGGCCCTCGACGCCGGCCTTAAAGTCAAGGTGAACTTCGTAGTGATGAATGTTAACGCCGGCGAGGTTAATAGTCTCCTCGACTTTGCCGTGTCTAGAGGAGTTTCAGTCAATCTCATCGAGTTAGTGCCTCTTGGAGTCCCCGCACCTCTCTACGCTAGAGAGCATGTAGATATCAGCGAGATAGAGAAGGTTGTCGAAGGCAGGGCCTGCAGGAAATACGTGAGCAGCTTCCAAAACAGGCCTACCTACGTTTTAGACAATGGCACAGAGGTTACGTTGATTAGAGGGTATGATAATCCCCACCTATGCGCTGGATGCACGCGGCTTAGGCTAACACCTAGCGGTAAGTTTAAAGTATGTATCTTCAGGGAGGATACATACATCGACGCTAGCAGAGCGATAAAGAACCGTGATGAGCACTCGCTAAGCAAGGTGCTAAGGAAAGTCACTTTATTAAGAGAGCCGTACTTCCACTATAGGGTGGGTTAA
- a CDS encoding metal-dependent hydrolase: MDWRGHLGFNMLITSALLYMLSLSGVEANRLILLSSVLSSIPDIDLRFELPHRKVTHNVFFGITISLLAGYIASSLNHYSFEFTFVVFLTAFTTHILGDLMTKLPFRPLYPLIRTPVSLRLFRSSNNLVNTAFLIAGVATYYVYISKFGFAI; encoded by the coding sequence ATGGATTGGAGGGGTCACTTGGGCTTCAACATGCTTATCACGTCGGCGTTGCTCTACATGTTAAGCCTCTCTGGGGTTGAGGCTAACAGGCTCATACTACTATCCTCAGTGCTCTCGTCAATACCGGACATCGACCTAAGGTTTGAATTACCCCACAGGAAAGTAACACACAACGTCTTCTTCGGTATTACGATCTCCCTGCTTGCTGGTTACATAGCAAGTTCTCTGAACCACTACAGCTTCGAATTTACGTTTGTTGTGTTCCTGACGGCCTTCACGACGCACATATTAGGTGATTTAATGACTAAATTACCGTTCAGGCCTCTATACCCGCTCATCAGAACTCCGGTCTCGTTGAGACTGTTTAGATCCAGCAACAACTTAGTCAACACTGCTTTCCTCATTGCTGGAGTAGCTACTTACTACGTGTACATCAGCAAGTTCGGATTTGCAATATAG
- a CDS encoding dihydrodipicolinate synthase family protein, whose amino-acid sequence MLRGVVVPMITPFREDFEIDLDALEWLVNHLIRGGVDFIFPNSSTGESTSLSPDERKKLIQKVMELVSGRTKVLPGIGGISTLEVIELGRFVKDVGADGGIAITPYFFKLSPKELKAHYSRVATAIDIPIVIYHYPALTGITLPVETVVELALEHSNMAGIKVTYDSVAYLKRLINEVKGVRKDFSVFSGLDYLMLFNLMLGGDGSVGSLSNLTPKLHSGIYRAWISGDLVKAYSLYMKLHKLTRLLEISPTTVAAVKAALTLAGTPVKPVLRPPLSSVGEDFKKVAGELIKELSDFIF is encoded by the coding sequence ATGCTCAGAGGAGTTGTCGTACCAATGATAACTCCCTTCAGAGAGGATTTCGAAATAGATCTCGATGCTCTCGAATGGCTCGTCAACCACCTGATTAGAGGAGGGGTCGATTTCATATTCCCTAACTCGTCGACTGGGGAGTCAACAAGCCTCTCCCCCGATGAGAGGAAGAAGCTGATTCAGAAGGTTATGGAGCTGGTTAGCGGGAGAACTAAAGTCTTACCAGGCATAGGAGGTATCAGTACTTTGGAGGTGATCGAGCTAGGCAGGTTCGTTAAGGACGTGGGCGCTGACGGAGGGATAGCGATAACTCCTTACTTCTTTAAGCTCTCCCCTAAGGAGCTTAAGGCCCACTACAGTAGAGTGGCGACGGCCATAGACATTCCTATAGTTATCTACCATTACCCAGCACTGACAGGCATAACGTTACCTGTTGAAACCGTAGTTGAGTTGGCTCTTGAACACAGCAACATGGCGGGTATTAAAGTAACGTATGACAGTGTCGCGTATCTAAAGCGTCTTATAAACGAGGTGAAAGGGGTTAGAAAGGACTTCTCCGTATTCTCAGGCCTTGACTACCTCATGCTGTTCAACCTCATGCTCGGAGGAGACGGTAGTGTTGGCTCGCTTTCGAACCTGACTCCTAAGCTTCATAGCGGGATATACCGTGCGTGGATTTCAGGTGATCTGGTTAAGGCCTACAGTCTCTACATGAAGCTCCACAAACTCACTAGATTACTAGAGATCAGCCCAACAACCGTAGCGGCTGTTAAAGCGGCTCTCACCCTTGCCGGGACACCAGTGAAGCCCGTACTCAGACCTCCTCTAAGTAGTGTGGGTGAGGACTTCAAGAAAGTTGCGGGGGAGTTAATCAAGGAACTATCAGACTTTATCTTCTAA
- the surE gene encoding 5'/3'-nucleotidase SurE, with amino-acid sequence MRFLVSNDDGYLSPGLYLLAESVRELGEVVIASTEVPRSATGREITFNRPLRLARKKWFGWHVYVTDGTPIDSVHLVIEVLGFKPDLVLSGINVGDNLSLQHIFYSGTVAIAIEAALMKIPAIAFSSDVESFEDFEGEEFRKLSNHVVRGVTEYVLNKGLPQGVDILSVNIPVRFKGCVDVVKATKVRWEASYRKSVDPRGREYYWLAGIRSVAEPGSDVSRFEEGCVTVTPLKIDLNSDASVLKDLHALEEVLSTRVDWQRV; translated from the coding sequence TTGAGGTTTCTGGTTTCGAACGATGATGGGTATTTAAGCCCAGGGCTCTATCTGCTGGCGGAATCTGTGAGGGAGTTAGGCGAGGTCGTGATAGCTTCTACTGAAGTCCCTCGATCAGCCACCGGCAGGGAAATAACCTTCAACAGACCCCTCCGTTTGGCTAGAAAGAAATGGTTTGGCTGGCATGTGTACGTCACGGACGGAACTCCGATTGACTCCGTACATCTCGTGATCGAAGTTCTCGGATTCAAGCCGGATTTAGTCCTTTCAGGGATTAACGTTGGCGACAATCTATCGCTTCAACACATATTCTACAGCGGCACCGTAGCGATAGCTATTGAGGCCGCTCTAATGAAGATTCCGGCCATAGCGTTTTCATCTGATGTAGAGAGCTTCGAGGATTTCGAGGGCGAGGAGTTTAGGAAGTTGAGTAACCATGTAGTCAGGGGAGTTACGGAGTACGTCCTTAATAAAGGACTGCCCCAGGGGGTTGACATACTCTCCGTTAACATACCAGTCAGGTTTAAGGGATGCGTTGACGTCGTTAAGGCTACTAAGGTCAGATGGGAAGCCTCATATAGGAAGAGCGTTGACCCCAGGGGAAGAGAGTACTACTGGCTTGCAGGGATAAGAAGCGTCGCTGAACCCGGAAGCGATGTAAGCAGGTTTGAGGAAGGCTGTGTGACTGTGACGCCGCTTAAGATAGATTTAAACTCTGATGCAAGTGTCCTTAAGGATCTCCACGCTCTGGAGGAGGTACTGTCGACTCGGGTCGACTGGCAGAGGGTTTGA
- a CDS encoding MBL fold metallo-hydrolase: MGLTKVADNVYVLIGRTNVGVVVLDHGECIVIDTGIDRDSGRKVLNVLKETNLRVGAVVNTHSHADHIGGNRIVFERTNAEVYAPNLERPFIEMPALEVLYLYGAYPPEVVRTHLVEAAGVPVRELSILVKEVSTLKVEELPGHSLGMVGFGVEDVFFSADSFFPTEILAKYKIPYHLNVQDAYKTLKKLVEEILKNYRTVVPSHGSILTVDQAIELIRTNADTVMSVRESVLRNLKSNVALEDLVKYVLRDLSLTLQTPINYLLNRSAIMSYVSWLLNDGLVEMRIIENKPVLISLIETKNGC; the protein is encoded by the coding sequence ATGGGGTTGACTAAGGTAGCTGACAACGTCTACGTCCTCATAGGACGCACTAACGTCGGCGTAGTTGTATTAGACCATGGTGAGTGTATAGTGATTGATACTGGGATAGACCGGGACTCTGGCAGGAAAGTACTAAACGTTCTTAAGGAGACGAATCTGCGCGTTGGAGCTGTGGTTAACACGCACTCCCACGCAGATCACATAGGAGGTAACAGGATAGTGTTTGAGAGAACTAATGCAGAAGTCTACGCACCGAACCTTGAGAGACCGTTCATAGAGATGCCTGCTTTAGAAGTATTATATCTCTACGGAGCGTATCCACCCGAAGTTGTTAGAACGCACCTAGTCGAGGCTGCTGGAGTCCCGGTTAGGGAGTTAAGCATCCTAGTTAAGGAGGTCAGCACCCTTAAAGTGGAGGAACTTCCCGGCCACAGCTTAGGCATGGTGGGTTTCGGTGTTGAAGATGTTTTCTTCTCCGCTGACTCATTCTTCCCAACAGAGATCCTAGCTAAGTACAAGATCCCCTACCATCTTAATGTCCAGGATGCTTATAAGACCCTAAAGAAACTCGTTGAGGAGATCCTGAAGAATTACAGGACGGTAGTTCCCTCGCACGGAAGCATACTAACTGTCGACCAAGCTATCGAGTTGATCCGTACGAATGCCGACACAGTAATGAGTGTGCGAGAGTCAGTTCTAAGGAACCTCAAAAGCAATGTAGCCCTAGAGGATCTAGTCAAGTACGTACTGAGAGATCTCTCGCTGACTCTACAGACCCCTATAAACTATCTCCTAAACAGATCCGCTATAATGTCGTACGTTTCGTGGTTACTTAATGACGGTCTCGTCGAAATGAGGATTATTGAGAATAAACCTGTATTGATTAGTTTAATTGAAACAAAAAACGGATGCTAA
- a CDS encoding KaiC domain-containing protein, producing MIDRVETGVPGLDGLLFGGIPKRNIVLISGGPGTGKTIFSHQFLYHGLTCGEPGVLIALEEHPAQVRREMNEFGWDVRKYEDSGLFAIVDAFTGGVGESAKRERYVVKSIDDIGEFVEVVRQALREIKAQRAAVDSVSTLYLTKPSIARGVLMQLKKVLSGLGVTSFLVSQVSVTDRGFGGPGVEHVADGIIRLDLDEMDGELVRSIVIWKMRGTRHDMRRHLFEITDRGVVVYLDRVVRWRGVTSACPS from the coding sequence TTGATCGATAGAGTGGAGACCGGTGTTCCCGGTTTAGACGGGCTACTCTTTGGCGGGATCCCAAAGAGGAACATTGTTTTGATATCAGGTGGTCCAGGAACTGGAAAGACCATCTTTAGCCATCAGTTCCTCTATCACGGTCTGACTTGCGGGGAGCCTGGTGTGTTGATCGCGTTGGAGGAGCATCCTGCTCAAGTCAGGAGAGAGATGAATGAGTTCGGTTGGGACGTAAGGAAGTACGAGGATTCTGGACTCTTCGCAATAGTGGACGCTTTCACGGGAGGCGTCGGGGAGTCAGCTAAAAGGGAGAGGTACGTAGTTAAGAGTATTGACGACATAGGGGAATTCGTCGAAGTCGTCAGACAGGCTCTGAGGGAAATCAAGGCTCAGAGGGCAGCCGTAGATTCTGTGTCAACTCTCTACCTGACTAAACCGTCTATAGCCAGGGGTGTACTGATGCAGTTGAAGAAAGTTCTTTCAGGACTTGGGGTTACGTCCTTCCTAGTGTCACAGGTAAGCGTTACTGACAGGGGTTTCGGAGGCCCAGGAGTGGAGCACGTTGCTGATGGCATAATAAGATTGGATCTAGACGAGATGGACGGTGAGCTGGTCAGATCCATAGTGATATGGAAGATGAGGGGAACCAGACATGATATGAGGAGGCACCTCTTCGAGATAACTGATAGAGGTGTGGTGGTGTACTTGGATAGGGTTGTCAGGTGGCGTGGGGTAACTTCAGCATGTCCAAGCTGA
- a CDS encoding DUF2070 family protein, with translation MSIEWITRKYYGRLNILPRRRFLLLIYIGLIVATGLLNTAEYTLDNVFRSIATYFVLGSVLTLIYLPLMFTRLFNTKRVLGLSLVTFATSLVAELLFYRLIGLRGLGPVVASGFVMIILSVFTSMYQAIAVSTLTPILTFTLVNTFLLNQQLNYTHLISATLIELASISLGILFIYYIDSRGRRLSGISPIVALRAFLNTWFTGDSGSLELLFDGIGTAESVEIKSIVFKRVKEPHVVMVFPRIHFGPFDEVGSSSFIHYLDRELEPEFKVLTFHTPGSHEHNLASSKDAVRVAHDVAENIRNSINDEGGKFLCPPYRVKLSDGWEAFTLSSKDFLATIVVNKTHGNDDIPYQVWDLLNTDDRSPTTTMVVDAHSCKGNKVLDPGILKPLLDKVLNSYECGGLSDFHVGYGESRASTTCVELCDTRVKTLTINVGGRRYGLIYIYGNNVDKEFRTRLDKILGSLTYLNDFEVITPDDHSCAASMSESPYEVVKECHGLVEAIVDSVRKASISEVPATYRVVNFRSESIKIVGNRVFTLMESLNVLAGTTERGLIVLALLFNLLLPLLYTALTL, from the coding sequence ATGAGTATAGAGTGGATAACTAGAAAGTATTACGGACGTCTCAACATATTGCCACGGAGAAGGTTTCTGCTACTGATATACATCGGGCTGATAGTAGCGACAGGTCTTCTAAACACTGCAGAATACACGTTAGACAATGTCTTCAGGTCGATAGCCACTTACTTCGTCCTGGGTTCGGTGTTAACTCTAATCTACTTACCCTTAATGTTCACTAGACTCTTCAACACGAAAAGGGTTCTCGGTCTCTCGCTAGTCACTTTCGCCACGTCGCTAGTGGCTGAACTTCTTTTCTACAGGCTCATCGGGTTAAGAGGTTTAGGCCCGGTCGTAGCATCCGGCTTTGTAATGATAATATTATCGGTGTTTACATCCATGTACCAGGCTATAGCCGTGTCAACACTAACGCCCATACTTACGTTCACCTTAGTTAACACATTCTTGCTTAATCAGCAACTCAACTACACGCACCTGATTAGTGCAACCCTTATAGAGCTTGCTTCAATATCTTTAGGCATTCTCTTCATATATTATATAGACAGCAGGGGCAGAAGGTTAAGCGGGATATCACCCATAGTAGCTTTAAGAGCTTTTCTAAACACGTGGTTTACAGGAGACTCAGGAAGTCTTGAACTACTGTTCGATGGCATTGGAACTGCAGAAAGCGTTGAGATCAAAAGCATAGTGTTTAAACGCGTTAAAGAGCCCCACGTAGTCATGGTGTTCCCAAGAATTCACTTCGGACCTTTCGATGAGGTAGGCTCCTCCAGTTTCATACATTATCTAGACAGGGAGTTAGAACCTGAATTCAAGGTGCTCACCTTCCACACTCCAGGCTCACATGAACATAACCTGGCAAGTAGTAAAGATGCTGTAAGGGTCGCTCATGACGTAGCTGAAAATATAAGAAACTCCATCAATGATGAGGGAGGGAAGTTTCTGTGTCCACCCTATAGAGTGAAATTAAGTGACGGCTGGGAAGCATTTACACTCAGCAGTAAGGACTTTCTAGCGACAATAGTCGTTAACAAGACGCATGGAAATGACGACATACCATATCAGGTATGGGATTTATTGAACACTGATGACAGATCACCGACTACAACCATGGTCGTAGATGCCCACTCCTGCAAAGGGAACAAAGTACTAGACCCAGGTATCTTAAAGCCACTGTTGGATAAAGTTCTCAATTCATATGAATGTGGTGGACTCAGCGACTTTCACGTTGGTTACGGAGAGAGCAGAGCATCAACTACATGTGTAGAGCTATGTGACACTCGAGTCAAGACGCTCACCATAAACGTGGGGGGAAGGAGATACGGACTTATCTACATATACGGAAACAATGTGGATAAAGAGTTCAGGACTAGACTGGACAAGATATTAGGTAGTTTGACCTATTTAAACGACTTCGAGGTAATCACACCAGATGATCACTCGTGCGCTGCATCCATGAGCGAATCACCATATGAAGTGGTTAAAGAATGTCACGGTCTAGTTGAAGCAATAGTTGATTCCGTCAGGAAAGCGTCAATCAGTGAGGTACCAGCTACATACAGAGTTGTAAACTTCAGGTCTGAGAGTATCAAGATTGTGGGGAACAGGGTCTTCACACTCATGGAGAGTCTGAACGTGCTCGCCGGGACCACTGAAAGAGGACTAATAGTCCTCGCATTATTGTTTAACCTACTCCTACCGTTGCTGTACACCGCACTAACACTCTAG